The following are encoded in a window of Heterodontus francisci isolate sHetFra1 chromosome 2, sHetFra1.hap1, whole genome shotgun sequence genomic DNA:
- the LOC137380256 gene encoding guanylate kinase-like isoform X3, with translation MRGFFPLMFVRHISSFIIRRAMAGPRPVVISGPSGAGKSTLLKLLLKEYDQVFGFSVSHTTRNPRPGEENGKDYHFVSKEEMLRGIEAGEFIENAKFSGNLYGTSKAAVQAVQAKNQICILDIDMQGVRNIKKTDLCPIYLSIQPPSFEILGRRLRQRKTETEESLEKRLTAAKLDMEFSKEPGMFDEVIINDVLEDAYSQLRAVLIEEIEKVKTLQN, from the exons CAATGGCAGGACCCAGACCAGTGGTAATTAGTGGACCTTCTGGTGCAGGCAAGAGTACTCTCCTGAAGCTGCTTCTCAAGGAGTATGACCAAGTTTTTGGATTCAGCGTCTCCC ATACAACAAGAAATCCAAGGCCAGGCGAAGAAAATGGCAAAG ATTATCATTTTGTATCGAAAGAAGAAATGCTTCGTGGTATTGAAGCTGGAGAATTTATAGAAAATGCAAAGTTTTCGGGGAACTTGTATGGAACAAG TAAAGCAGCGGTGCAGGCGGTACAAGCCAAGAACCAAATCTGTATTCTTGACATTGACATGCAGGGCGTGAGGAATATCAAGAAAACAGACCTGTGCCCAATCTACCTTTCCATTCAGCCACCATCATTTGAAATTCTA GGACGACGACTGAGACAGAGAAAAACTGAAACTGAGGAAAGTTTGGAGAAGAGGCTGACAGCAGCAAAATTGGACATGGAATTCA GTAAGGAGCCTGGTATGTTTGATGAAGTAATAATTAATGATGTTTTAGAAGATGCCTATTCTCAGTTGAGAGCGGTTCTTATTGAG GAAATCGAAAAGGTGAAAACCTTACAGAACTGA
- the LOC137380256 gene encoding guanylate kinase-like isoform X4 has product MAGPRPVVISGPSGAGKSTLLKLLLKEYDQVFGFSVSHTTRNPRPGEENGKDYHFVSKEEMLRGIEAGEFIENAKFSGNLYGTSKAAVQAVQAKNQICILDIDMQGVRNIKKTDLCPIYLSIQPPSFEILGRRLRQRKTETEESLEKRLTAAKLDMEFSKEPGMFDEVIINDVLEDAYSQLRAVLIEEIEKVKTLQN; this is encoded by the exons ATGGCAGGACCCAGACCAGTGGTAATTAGTGGACCTTCTGGTGCAGGCAAGAGTACTCTCCTGAAGCTGCTTCTCAAGGAGTATGACCAAGTTTTTGGATTCAGCGTCTCCC ATACAACAAGAAATCCAAGGCCAGGCGAAGAAAATGGCAAAG ATTATCATTTTGTATCGAAAGAAGAAATGCTTCGTGGTATTGAAGCTGGAGAATTTATAGAAAATGCAAAGTTTTCGGGGAACTTGTATGGAACAAG TAAAGCAGCGGTGCAGGCGGTACAAGCCAAGAACCAAATCTGTATTCTTGACATTGACATGCAGGGCGTGAGGAATATCAAGAAAACAGACCTGTGCCCAATCTACCTTTCCATTCAGCCACCATCATTTGAAATTCTA GGACGACGACTGAGACAGAGAAAAACTGAAACTGAGGAAAGTTTGGAGAAGAGGCTGACAGCAGCAAAATTGGACATGGAATTCA GTAAGGAGCCTGGTATGTTTGATGAAGTAATAATTAATGATGTTTTAGAAGATGCCTATTCTCAGTTGAGAGCGGTTCTTATTGAG GAAATCGAAAAGGTGAAAACCTTACAGAACTGA